Part of the Oncorhynchus masou masou isolate Uvic2021 chromosome 24, UVic_Omas_1.1, whole genome shotgun sequence genome is shown below.
acaagcccttaaccaacaatgcagttcaagaaatagagttaattaaatatttacaaaataaactaaagtacattttaaaaaataaaaattaacacaataaaataacaattatgaggctatatacagggggtaccggtaccgagtcaatgtgcagaggtacaggTTTGTCAAAGTAAATTGTACatgaatctccgagctgacaaggtaaaaatcgtcgttctgcccctgaacaaggcagttaacccactgttcctaggccgtcattgaaaataagaatttgttcttaactgacttgcctacttaaataaacgtaaaaataaaaaattaatgtAGGTTTgggtaaagtgattatgcatagataataaactgcaagtagcagcagtgtaaaaacaaagagggagggggggcaatgtaaatagtcagggtggccatttaattaattgttcagcagtcgtaTGGCTTGAGGAGAGAAGCTGTtaaaacttctctagggtagggggcagcatttggaattttggatgaaaagcgtgtccAAATTAAAttgccttctactcaggcccagaagataggatatgcatataattagtagatttggatagaaaacactgtaaagtttccaaaactgttaaactaACGTCAGTGAGTAtgacagaactgatttggcaggtgaaaacctgagaaaaatccattcaggaagtttgattgtttttgtgtgtagttttctattcaatgccattacagtatccattgacttaggactcaaattgcagttcatatgccttccactagatgtcaacagaaTTTAGAAATTGTtccaggcttgtattctgaaaaattagggagtaagagcagtctgaatgagtggaccctgccgtgtcagagctttttcatgcgcgcgaccgagagagtgcctttcttgtttaccttttatattgacaacgttattgtccggttgaaatattatcgattatttaggctaaaaacaacctgaggattgaatataaacattgtttgacatgtttctataaactttacggatacaatttggattttttttgtctgcctgttgtgactgcgtttgagcctgtggattactgaagaaaacgtgcaaacaaaacggaggttttcggatataaagagagactttattgaacaaaaggaacatttattgaataaataaatgtcttctgagtgcaatcatatgaagatcatcaaaggtaagtgattcattttatctctatttctgacttgtgtaactcttttacttggctggttactgtttgtaatgatttgtctgttgggctatgttctcaaataattgtaaagtatgcttttgccgtaaagcatttttgaaatctgactacgtggttggattcacaagaagttaatctttaattatacctatgtaaaatattgtatagtttctgaatttttataatgagtatttctgtatttgaatttggcgctctgcaatctcactgaaTGTTGGCTCAATCTAGTATTGAGGGTTTCATTTCACCGTGCGTTTGGTCTATGGGCATTGCCAACCAGTTTTAGATTATTTTAACCACAGTTAGCAAATTAATTAGTTCAAAAACAAACATGTCAATAAataatcagtggtgtaatgtagttaAGTAAAACTATTTTAAAGTACTATTTatgtagttttttggggtatctgtactttactatttatattttgtacAACTTTTCCTTTTCCTTTaccacattcctaaagaaaataatgtactttttactccatacattttgccagacatccaaaagtacttattacattttgaatggctagcaggacaagaaaattgtcaaattcatgcacttatcaagagaacatccctggtcatctctactgcctctgatctggcggaatCATTAAAcataaatgcttcatttgtaaattatgtctgagtgttggagagtacccctggctatctgtaaattaaaaacaaattaaaaatggtgctgtctggtttgcttaatatagggaattttaaatgatttttaCTTTTAATATttgaagtatattttagcaattacatttacttttgatactaaagtatatttaaaaccaacaACGTTTAGATTTTTACTCAAGTCGTATTTTACTGGGTGTCTTTCACTTTTAATTGAGTCATTTTCtaataaggtatctttacttttactacagtatatgacaatttggtactttttccaccactgtcaaTAATGTGATCATTATAGGCCAAATTAACAGCGTAATGGGTTGTTGTCATTGGAGAAGATCTTGCATCACTTATAGCAAAAGTTTGGTGGATTTCATTGATTGAAAAAAGTATATAAATGTGATAAATTACTATAGTATGCAGTTTGAATAAATTTCAGTAACCTGTCAGTTGGACAAAAACATCTGCATTGAATCAGGTAGGCCTAGGTTTTATCATTAGAATAACATTGATCCAATTTGTCATTATGATAAGTTTTCTTATTGGCGATGGGGCTCCCCTccctcagccactgcctgtcaccaagggagtaccccaagtcTCGTTCCTAGGCCCCgttcttctcaatttacatcaacaacatagctcaggcagtaggaagctctctcatccatttatatgcagatgatacagtctgatactcagctggcccctccccggattctatgttaaatgctctacaacaaagctttctttgtGTCCAATAAGCTTtatctacccttaaccttgttctgaacacctccaaaacaaagggtcatgtggtttggtaagcagaatgcccctctccccacaggtgtgattactacctatGAGGGTTTAGAGATTGAGGTAGTCAACTCATACAAGTATGTGGAAGTATGGCTAGAAGGTAGGTaccctgtccttctctcagcacatatcaaagctgcaggctaaagttaaatctagactatcgtaatcactcctttcaaccaagctgccaaactaaccctgattcagatgaccatcctacccatgctagattacggggacataatttatagattggaaggtaagggtgctctcgagtggctagatgtACTTTACCATTTGGCGAtcagatttcaaatcaaatcaaactgtatttgtcacatgcgctgaatacaacaactGTAGACTTTACAACTGTAGACCGTGAAATGCTTtattgccaccaatgctccttataggacacatcactacacTCTTCTGTACACTGGACATcactgtatacccgtcgcaagacccactggttgttgaTCATTTATAAAAACCCTCTAAGGCTTCACTCCCCCcaatctgagatatctactgcagccctcatcctccacatacaacacccgatCTGCCAGTCACCTTCTGTTAACAGCATCCTGCCCAGGCAGACCAACTATTACTGGATAGGGATCCGTAAGGTGGACGACGTGTGGACCTGGGTGGGGACCAATAAGACCCTGACTAAAGAGGCAGAGAACTGGGCAGACGGGGAACCCAACAACGGGGGGAACAACGAGGACTGTGTGGAGATGTACAtcaagagagagaaggacacaggGAAGTGGAACGATGAGTCGTGCATGAAGAAGAAGACGGCTCTGTGCTTCACAGCCTCGTGTCAGAGCGACTCATGTTACCATGGAGAGTGTGTGGAGACCATCAACAGCCACCGCTGTAAATGCTCTGAGGGCTTCTACGGAGAGCAGTGTGAACACGGTAAGCAAGGATGATATAGTCCAAATATCTAATACAGGTAGTATGAAGCCAACTGTTATCACACTCAATGTTCTCTTCATTGTAACTCTTTGCCTGTTTTCCTCTGTTGGCAGTTGTTGAATGTAAGATGGAGGAGGTCACTGTCCCTGCTAATGCCAGTGTCCGTTGCTCTCACCCCAATGGGAATTTCTCCTTTGACTCGACGTGTCAGTATTCCTGTGAAGAGGGGTACCAGCTGAGCAGCTCCGGGCCTGTGAGATGCACAGCCTCAGAATCATGGTCAGAACAGCCTCCCACCTGTGAATGTAAGTATATCCTCTTATAAACCTGTTCTGGAAGGactaaatagagaataaaaaatgGCTACAATTTGTCATAAACTTTTGATTTGTACTGTCTTTGAATTACTTCAGTGTCTTGCTATCGGTCTTTATACCAGTATGCCATCTTAGACCTCCTgtatttcagttgttgtgtatcTTGAGTAATGACTTCATCGTGGCACATTTAGTCATGTATTAcgatctgccctctcctccccagtggtctTATGCAGTGAGCTGTACGAACCTGGGAAGGGTTCCATGGCCTGCTCCCATCCCCTGGGCTCCTTCAGCTACCTGTCCACCTGTACCTTTACCTGTGAGGAGGGCTATGAGAGGCTGGCCTCCAGCTCTGCTACCCTGCAGTGTGGAGCCTCGGGACAGTGGAACGACTCACAGTCGCAGTGTATTGGTGTGTACAGGTTCTGGATATCTGTAAACGTAGCCCCCATAACATGTTACATCAACTGTAGTTgctataaatatatgaatgacaCAGGACATTTTCCATTCAGAAATATCTAGGAGGGCAAATAGAGTTGTGTAATTGTGTGACAGTAGAATTGTCTctgaccactgcaccactctgtCTTGCAGCTGTAAGCTGCCCTACCCTCCAGCAGCCACAGGATGGCGCTATCAGCTGTGGAGAAGACTTCACCTATGGAAGCAGCTGTAACTTTAACTGCTCTGAGGGTTATCTCCTCAAGGGGGCGATCACGCTGACCTGCACATCAGCTGCTGAGTGGAGTGAGGAGATACCACACTGTGAAGGACAGGACAAACTTTTTTGCATTTTTAACCATTTAACCATTGTCTGTATTGACAAGAGTTTTTAAATCAATTTAAACCATTGTCTATATTGACAACTCTTAATTAACAAGACCACTCTAACAATGGAAAAACATGTCCAATATTAAGTCatttttctcaaagttgctgAAATGCCATGTGCGTCCACTCATATCAATGCATTCGTAAaacaacatgtatttatttaacttgacaagtcagttaagaacaattttttatttacaatgacggcctaccccagacaacgctgggccaattgtctgCCGCCCAATGGGATTCACAATTACAGCCGGATGAGATGCAGCCTGGAtacgaaccagggactgcagtgatgcctcttccACTGAGATGCAGCCTGGATagaaaccagggactgcagtgatgcctcttccACTGAGATGCAGCCTGGAtacaaaccagggactgcagggATGCCTcttccactgagatgcagtgcattagaccgctgccccactcaggagcccaaactACCAGGGCCATAAACATAACATTACGAAACTTCAATTCtatcaaataagcctcacgtaGCAAATTAGCAATGAcattttgttgttgaccaaattcgacaccATCTCATTGACCTTCGTACTAAAATTCCTCACTTCATGGGCTTATTTTCATGGACAGATTTTGGGCTGAGTAAAACCTCtcacttcgcctcttcctctctgttttaaCTCAGTCAATTTACACATTTACACACGATACTAAAACAGTATAGACTGAGTTTAAATGGAGAGGAGGTGAAGTGAGAGGTTATACTCAGCCCGAGTGTACAcaatattaagaacacctgctctttccatgacaaacactgaccaggtgaatccaggtgaaagccatgatcacttattgatgtcacttgttgaatcaacttcaatcagtgtagatgaaggggaggagacaggttaaataaggatttttaaggctTAAGACAATtggattgtgtatgtttgccattcagagggtgtaaATGGggcagacaaaatatttaagtgcctttgaatggggtatggtagcaggtgccaggcgcaacggtttgaatgtgtcaagaactgcaacgccgcTGGgtatttcacgctcaacagtttcccgtgtttcaagaatggtccaccacccaaaggacatccagataacttgacacaactgtgggaagcattggagtcaacatgagccagcatccctgtggaatgctttcgacaccttgtagagtccatgtcaaacgaattgaggctgttctgagggcaactcCTAGGGGGGGGGTAACTCaatattatatgtatatatacaccttTTAGTAGGTGCTTTAATCCAAAGTGAGTTGCAGTCATGCGGGCATCCATTTTA
Proteins encoded:
- the LOC135511516 gene encoding E-selectin-like produces the protein MWFGKQNAPLPTGVITTYEGLEIEVVNSYKYVEVWLEALILHIQHPICQSPSVNSILPRQTNYYWIGIRKVDDVWTWVGTNKTLTKEAENWADGEPNNGGNNEDCVEMYIKREKDTGKWNDESCMKKKTALCFTASCQSDSCYHGECVETINSHRCKCSEGFYGEQCEHVVECKMEEVTVPANASVRCSHPNGNFSFDSTCQYSCEEGYQLSSSGPVRCTASESWSEQPPTCELVLCSELYEPGKGSMACSHPLGSFSYLSTCTFTCEEGYERLASSSATLQCGASGQWNDSQSQCIAVSCPTLQQPQDGAISCGEDFTYGSSCNFNCSEGYLLKGAITLTCTSAAEWSEEIPHSVQCPSPVVPLGGQVSCEAPSHPWGSVCNFSCDEGYDHQGAPNMQCSCHT